One Chanodichthys erythropterus isolate Z2021 chromosome 10, ASM2448905v1, whole genome shotgun sequence DNA segment encodes these proteins:
- the LOC137027557 gene encoding hydroxycarboxylic acid receptor 2-like: protein MDNSSKCCAFDAPILDEVLPPILFVEFIFGLMGNVLALSMFFFHRDTWKPNSIYLAHLAVADAVVLFCLPFRADYYRRGKDWVYGDAFCRILLFLLATNRAAGIFFLTAVAVDRYLKIVHPLNRINRMGLRYALWVSLGIWGLIIAMTVYLLTDKHFYYRNNRTQCESFNICLGHNALSDWHNSFYVIQFFVPTCIVSYCTACITWQLKSKTVDTQGKIKRAVQFILAVALVFIICFFPSNVSRIAVWVLKSWHNECHYFTDANIAFYTTVCFTYFNSVLNPIVYYFSSPAFSGSLKKLYMKLLGQKMDEDEDNEKNNHSSVTVSANVS, encoded by the coding sequence ATGGACAACTCCTCAAAGTGCTGTGCTTTTGATGCACCCATCTTGGATGAAGTCCTACCTCCTATACTATTCGTCGAATTCATTTTTGGTCTTATGGGGAATGTCCTCGCCCTCTCGATGTTCTTCTTCCACAGGGACACCTGGAAGCCCAATTCTATTTATCTAGCTCACCTGGCAGTGGCGGATGCTGTGGTCCTTTTCTGCCTTCCTTTCAGGGCCGACTACTATCGCAGGGGCAAGGACTGGGTCTACGGAGACGCTTTTTGCCGTATTTTGCTGTTTCTTTTGGCCACCAACAGAGCTGCTGGTATATTCTTCCTCACTGCCGTCGCTGTGGATCGATACCTGAAGATCGTTCACCCTCTCAACCGCATCAACCGCATGGGTCTGCGCTACGCCCTGTGGGTGTCTCTTGGCATTTGGGGTCTCATCATAGCCATGACTGTCTACCTGTTAACAGACAAACATTTCTACTATCGAAACAACCGCACACAGTGTGAGAGCTTCAACATATGTTTGGGACACAATGCATTGTCCGACTGGCACAATTCATTCTATGTTATCCAGTTCTTTGTGCCCACGTGCATTGTTAGCTATTGTACAGCTTGTATTACATGGCAACTGAAAAGTAAGACGGTGGACACACAGGGCAAAATCAAGAGGGCAGTGCAGTTTATTTTAGCAGTTGCTCTGGTTTTCATTATATGTTTCTTCCCAAGCAACGTCTCTCGTATCGCAGTGTGGGTGCTGAAGAGCTGGCATAACGAGTGCCACTATTTCACTGATGCAAATATAGCTTTTTACACCACTGTCTGCTTTACCTACTTCAACAGCGTACTCAATCCCATCGTTTATTATTTTTCCAGCCCTGCGTTCAGTGGATCCCTCAAGAAACTCTACATGAAACTTCTAGGACAGAAAATGGATGAGGATGAGGACAATGAGAAGAACAATCATAGTTCTGTTACAGTATCAGCTAATGTCTCTTAA
- the LOC137028285 gene encoding hydroxycarboxylic acid receptor 2-like: MDNSSKCCDFNTPILDKVLPPILYVEFIFGLMGNVLALSMFFFHRDTWKPNSIYLAHLAVADAVVLFCLPFRADYYQKGKNWVYGDAFCRILLFLLAASRAAGIFFLTAIAVDRYLKIVHPFNRINRMGLRYALWVSLGIWGLIIAMTVYLLTDKHFYYRNNRTQCESFNICLGHNALSDWHNSFYVIQFFVPSCIVSYCTACIMRQLKSKTVDTQGKIKRAVQFILAVALVFIISFFPSNVSRIAVWVLKSWHNECHYFTDANIAFYTTVCFTYFNSVLNPIVYYFSSPAFSGSLKKLYMKLLGTLKKNPVAL; encoded by the coding sequence ATGGACAACTCCTCAAAGTGCTGCGATTTCAATACACCCATCTTGGACAAAGTCCTACCTCCTATACTAtacgttgaattcatttttggCCTTATGGGGAATGTCCTCGCCCTCTCGATGTTCTTCTTCCACAGGGACACCTGGAAGCCCAATTCTATTTATCTAGCTCACCTGGCAGTGGCGGATGCTGTGGTCCTTTTCTGCCTTCCTTTCAGGGCCGACTATTACCAAAAGGGCAAGAACTGGGTCTACGGAGATGCTTTTTGCCGTATTTTGCTGTTTCTTTTGGCCGCCAGCAGAGCTGCTGGTATATTCTTCCTCACTGCCATCGCTGTGGATCGATACCTGAAGATCGTCCACCCTTTCAACCGCATCAACCGCATGGGTTTGCGCTACGCCCTGTGGGTGTCTCTTGGCATTTGGGGTCTCATCATAGCCATGACTGTCTACCTGTTAACAGACAAACATTTCTACTATCGAAACAACCGCACACAGTGTGAGAGCTTCAACATATGTTTGGGACACAATGCATTGTCCGACTGGCACAATTCATTCTATGTTATCCAGTTTTTTGTGCCCTCATGCATTGTTAGCTATTGTACAGCTTGTATTATGCGGCAACTGAAAAGTAAGACGGTGGACACACAGGGCAAAATCAAGAGGGCAGTGCAGTTTATTTTAGCAGTTGCTCTGGTTTTCATTATAAGTTTCTTCCCAAGCAACGTCTCTCGTATCGCAGTGTGGGTGCTGAAGAGCTGGCATAACGAGTGCCACTATTTCACTGATGCAAATATAGCTTTTTACACCACTGTCTGCTTTACCTACTTCAACAGCGTACTCAATCCCATCGTTTATTATTTTTCCAGCCCCGCGTTCAGTGGATCCCTCAAGAAACTCTACATGAAACTTCTAGGAACTCTAAAAAAGAATCCAGTGGCTTTGTAA
- the LOC137029401 gene encoding B-cell CLL/lymphoma 7 protein family member A-like: MSGRSVRAETRSRAKDDIKRVMAAIEKVRKWEKKWVTVGDTSLRIFKWVPVTETKSDDKNKKKKGREEKYGSEVTTPENSSSPGMMDMHDENSNQSSIADSSPVKMENSCSTSPTPEATAAAHADGNKCKTEHTASPDKGNCNSTTSETSTSKKDTQLLEEKESPSDTSTNTQESEDGSPPTKKSKVESSSQDLDD, translated from the exons ATGTCTGGCAGGTCAGTGCGCGCGGAGACCCGGAGCAGAGCCAAAGATGACATCAAACGCGTTATGGCCGCTATTGAGAAAGTGCGAAAATG GGAGAAAAAATGGGTGACGGTTGGAGACACTTCACTACGTATCTTCAAATGGGTCCCAGTGACTGAAACTAAGTCAGATGAT AAGAACAAAAAGAAGAAAGGCAGAGAGGAGAAATATGGATCGGAGGTGACGACTCCAGAGAACAGTTCCTCTCCGGGAATGATGGACATGCACG ATGAGAACAGTAATCAGAGCTCAATAGCCGATTCCTCTCCAGTGAAGATGGAGAACAGCTGTAGCACAAGCCCGACACCAGAGGCTACTGCTGCTGCTCACGCTGATGGAAACAAGTGCAAGACAGAACATACGGCATCCCCTGACAAAG GGAATTGTAACTCCACCACTTCAGAGACCTCAACAAGCAAAAAAGATACTCAGTTATTAGAGGAGAAGGAGTCGCCATCAGACACCTCGACAAACACTCAG gaAAGTGAAGATGGTTCTCCACCCACAAAGAAAAGCAAAGTAGAATCATCTTCTCAGGACTTGGATGACTAA
- the LOC137028526 gene encoding granzyme B(G,H)-like isoform X1: MTASESSLIVFIMTIIISLLLLASLLPHLTFTAHVNVGIVNGKEVTPHSRSYMVSLQAYGHHICGGFLISDQFVLTAAHCWNGLNILMVVVGAHDLKDSKSSDHIRVKSYIPHPKYEEKIPYQPYDDIMLLKLEKKVQLNKKVGVLPLPNEGEDIKPEAACSVAGWGRLMIDGSVSNLLMEAKVSVMNNNECRNRWGPSYSVSQMICVYGRGGSCQGDSGGPLVCGNTAVGITSFSALRCNSSDHPNGYTKISAYIQWIDIVTRNV; this comes from the exons ATGACTG CCAGTGAGAGCTCACTGATCGTCTTCATCATGACCATCATCATCTCTCTGCTCCTGTTGGCTTCTCTGCTGCCACACCTGACCTTCACTG CTCATGTGAATGTGGGTATAGTGAATGGAAAAGAAGTCACACCCCACTCCAGATCTTACATGGTTTCTCTTCAGGCATATGGGCACCATATCTGTGGTGGATTCCTCATTTCTGATCAGTTTGTCCTGACTGCCGCACATTGCTGGAACGG ACTTAATATTCTGATGGTTGTTGTTGGTGCTCATGACTTAAAGGACAGCAAGAGTTCAGATCACATCAGAGTGAAGTCCTACATCCCTCATCCAAAATATGAAGAAAAAATTCCTTATCAACCTTATGATGACATCATGCTTTTGAAG cTAGAGAAAAAAGTCCAATTAAACAAAAAGGTTGGAGTGTTGCCATTACCAAATGAAGGAGAAGACATCAAACCAGAGGCTGCCTGTAGTGTTGCCGGCTGGGGAAGACTGATGattgatggctcagtgagcaATCTTCTGATGGAGGCAAAAGTGTCCGTAATGAATAACAATGAATGTAGAAATAGATGGGGACCATCATACTCAGTCTCACAGATGATCTGTGTATATGGACGTGGTGGATCCTGCCAA GGGGATTCAGGAGGTCCTTTGGTTTGTGGAAATACTGCTGTTGGTATCACATCTTTCAGTGCCCTACGCTGTAATTCATCTGACCATCCTAATGGGTATACTAAGATTTCAGCATATATTCAGTGGATCGATATAGTTACTAGAAATGTATAG
- the LOC137028526 gene encoding granzyme B(G,H)-like isoform X2, with translation MTIIISLLLLASLLPHLTFTAHVNVGIVNGKEVTPHSRSYMVSLQAYGHHICGGFLISDQFVLTAAHCWNGLNILMVVVGAHDLKDSKSSDHIRVKSYIPHPKYEEKIPYQPYDDIMLLKLEKKVQLNKKVGVLPLPNEGEDIKPEAACSVAGWGRLMIDGSVSNLLMEAKVSVMNNNECRNRWGPSYSVSQMICVYGRGGSCQGDSGGPLVCGNTAVGITSFSALRCNSSDHPNGYTKISAYIQWIDIVTRNV, from the exons ATGACCATCATCATCTCTCTGCTCCTGTTGGCTTCTCTGCTGCCACACCTGACCTTCACTG CTCATGTGAATGTGGGTATAGTGAATGGAAAAGAAGTCACACCCCACTCCAGATCTTACATGGTTTCTCTTCAGGCATATGGGCACCATATCTGTGGTGGATTCCTCATTTCTGATCAGTTTGTCCTGACTGCCGCACATTGCTGGAACGG ACTTAATATTCTGATGGTTGTTGTTGGTGCTCATGACTTAAAGGACAGCAAGAGTTCAGATCACATCAGAGTGAAGTCCTACATCCCTCATCCAAAATATGAAGAAAAAATTCCTTATCAACCTTATGATGACATCATGCTTTTGAAG cTAGAGAAAAAAGTCCAATTAAACAAAAAGGTTGGAGTGTTGCCATTACCAAATGAAGGAGAAGACATCAAACCAGAGGCTGCCTGTAGTGTTGCCGGCTGGGGAAGACTGATGattgatggctcagtgagcaATCTTCTGATGGAGGCAAAAGTGTCCGTAATGAATAACAATGAATGTAGAAATAGATGGGGACCATCATACTCAGTCTCACAGATGATCTGTGTATATGGACGTGGTGGATCCTGCCAA GGGGATTCAGGAGGTCCTTTGGTTTGTGGAAATACTGCTGTTGGTATCACATCTTTCAGTGCCCTACGCTGTAATTCATCTGACCATCCTAATGGGTATACTAAGATTTCAGCATATATTCAGTGGATCGATATAGTTACTAGAAATGTATAG